The nucleotide sequence TGCCCGGTTTCCACGAACTCAAGGGTGCCCCGCACGTCGCACCGCAGCTCTGACCCGCGGCTGCGTCGCGGGCCCGCGGATCCGCTACCTGGGGCCACAGGTCTGCCGGACTTGATAGGCAAGTGATTACTTGCCTATCATCGTGGGGTGAGTGACACCGCCGAACCCGGACGTGCGGCCAGGGAGGCCGACGTGTTCAAGGCCCTGGCCGATCCGACCCGTCGGAAGATCCTTGACGAGCTGGCGGAGCGCGACGGGCAGACGCTGTTCGAGATCTGTACCCGGCTGGCGATGAAATACCAGCTCACCTCGTCCCGCCAGGCGACCTCGCAGCACCTGGAGGTGCTGATCGGGGCAGGGCTGGTCACCAGCCGCCGGGAGGGTCGCTACAAGTTCCACCACCTCGAAACCGGCCCCCTGGAACACCTCACCGATCGATGGCTCAAGCGCGAAACCAAGGAGAACTGATGCGCATCACCGTTACCAGCGTCCTCGTCGGCAACCAGGAGGAGGCGTTGAAGTTCTACACCGAAAAACTCGGCTTCGTGAAGAAGACGGATGTCCCGGCCGGCGGGGCGCGCTGGCTCACCGTCGTCTCGCCGGACAACCCCGACGGCTGTGAGCTGCTGCTCGAACCGGACGGCCACCCCGCGGCCAAGCCGTGGAAGGAGGCGCTGGTGAACGACGGCATCCCGTACACCCAGTTCGCGGTCGACGACGTCCGCGCGGAGTACGAGCGGCTGCGCGGGCTGGGCGTCCGGTTCACCCAGGAGCCGGCGGAGATGGGGCCGGTCACGACGGCCGTCTTCGACGACACCTGCGGCAACCTGATCCAGATCGTCCAGCTGCACTGACCCGGGCCGGGCCGTCTCTCCCCCGGCACAGGTGGGGGAGGACGGCCCGCAGCTTCCTCCGAGGGTCTCGGATACCGGTCCGGCTGGTGCACGGTCTTGACATCGCCACGGCGTGGCCCAAATAATTCAGCCAATAAACAAATCGCTGTGCGGGCGGGTCCCCGGCCCTGCCGTGGTCGGTGGCGTCAATTGACCCGTACCGGAGCGCCCCGGGAGGACCGGTGCCCCTCGTCGCCGGGGTCGACTCGTCGACCCAGTCGTGCAAAGTCGTCATCCGCGACGCCGAGACCGGGGAACTGGTGCGCGAGGGTCGCGCACCACACCCCGTCGGCACCGCCGTGCCGCCGTCGGCGTGGGAGGCCGCGCTCTCCGACGCGGTCGCCCAGGCTGGTGGGCTGGACGACGTGGCCGCCGCCTCGATCGCCGGACAGCAGCAGGGCATGGTCTGCCTGGACGCGGGTGGTGCGGTGATCCGGGACGCCGTGCTGTGGAACGACACCCGCTCGGCCGGCGCCGCCGCCGACCTGGTTGCCGACCTCGGCGGTGGCGAGACCGGGCGGCGAGCCTGGGCGGAGGCGGTCGGTCTGGTGCCGGTGGCCAGTTTCACCGTCACCAAGCTGCGCTGGCTGGCCTCGGCAGAGCCGGAGAACGCCGCCCGTACGGTCGCCGTGTGTCTGCCACACGACTGGCTGACCTGGCGGCTGGCCGGCGCACCCGAACTGGAGGCGCTGTGCACCGACCGCAGCGACGCTAGCGGGACCGGATACTGGTCGGCCGCGACCGGTGAATACCGTACCGACCTGATCCGGTTGGCGTTCGGCCGGGACGACATCCTGCTGCCGCAGGTGCTCGGGCCGACCGGTCGGGCCGGACACCTGCGCACCGGCGCCCCACTGGGCCCCGGCGCCGGCGACAGTGCCGGGGCGGCGCTGGGTGTCGGCGCCGAGCCGGGTGACGTGATCGTGTCGATCGGTACCTCCGGCACGGTCTTCACCGTGACCGACGTGCCGGCCGCCGACCCGAGCGGAATCGTGGCCGGGTTCGCCGACACGACCGGCCGCTTCCTGCCGCTGGTCTGCACGCTCAACGCCGCCCGGGTGCTGGACGCCGCCGCGACCATGCTGCGGGTGGACCACGCCGAGCTGTCCGCGTTGGCGCTCTCTGCCCCGGCGGGCGCCGACGGGCTGGTCCTG is from Micromonospora sp. WMMD1102 and encodes:
- a CDS encoding metalloregulator ArsR/SmtB family transcription factor — encoded protein: MSDTAEPGRAAREADVFKALADPTRRKILDELAERDGQTLFEICTRLAMKYQLTSSRQATSQHLEVLIGAGLVTSRREGRYKFHHLETGPLEHLTDRWLKRETKEN
- a CDS encoding VOC family protein; amino-acid sequence: MRITVTSVLVGNQEEALKFYTEKLGFVKKTDVPAGGARWLTVVSPDNPDGCELLLEPDGHPAAKPWKEALVNDGIPYTQFAVDDVRAEYERLRGLGVRFTQEPAEMGPVTTAVFDDTCGNLIQIVQLH
- a CDS encoding FGGY-family carbohydrate kinase; the protein is MPLVAGVDSSTQSCKVVIRDAETGELVREGRAPHPVGTAVPPSAWEAALSDAVAQAGGLDDVAAASIAGQQQGMVCLDAGGAVIRDAVLWNDTRSAGAAADLVADLGGGETGRRAWAEAVGLVPVASFTVTKLRWLASAEPENAARTVAVCLPHDWLTWRLAGAPELEALCTDRSDASGTGYWSAATGEYRTDLIRLAFGRDDILLPQVLGPTGRAGHLRTGAPLGPGAGDSAGAALGVGAEPGDVIVSIGTSGTVFTVTDVPAADPSGIVAGFADTTGRFLPLVCTLNAARVLDAAATMLRVDHAELSALALSAPAGADGLVLVPYLEGERTPNRPHATGGVHGLTLRNSTPAHLARAAVEGMLCALADGLDALIAHGTTANRVILVGGGARSAAVRRIAPTIFGRPVLVPPPGEYVADGAARQAAWVLSGGQRPPSWTVGQVETYESDAVPAIRERYAVARANVADRAGER